In one window of Rutidosis leptorrhynchoides isolate AG116_Rl617_1_P2 unplaced genomic scaffold, CSIRO_AGI_Rlap_v1 contig44, whole genome shotgun sequence DNA:
- the LOC139883722 gene encoding LOW QUALITY PROTEIN: sphingoid long-chain bases kinase 1-like (The sequence of the model RefSeq protein was modified relative to this genomic sequence to represent the inferred CDS: inserted 3 bases in 3 codons), whose amino-acid sequence MQKSGSLSKSNNSLRVSVPPQSLRRMGLCSPGGGHAASPVVFPEKRNKVKTAASRQNKNPMSVDDPFKVKKADEHRIDIIGGGGGDEKSDLLGYIVYAGKLVLDKRKNVDDKNGKDGKQNSAEMSTQQGAVNAKLTSRALVWGSNVLPLDNVVSVSYNAGLRHFTVHAYPERNGSCGFFCFMKGQKRSRKDFRFVASSREEAIQWVGGFADQQCYVNCLPHPLVSSKKQASSELLPIDPPPELIFRCKNPPRMLVILNPRSGRGRSSKVFYRMAEPIFKLAGFQLEVVKTTHAGHAKNLASSVDFSTCPDGIICVGGDGIVNEVLNGLLSRDNQKEGISIPLGIIPAGSDNSLVWTVLGVRDPISAALAIVKGGLTATDVFAVEWLQTGVIHFGMTCAYYGFVSDVLELSGKYQKRFGPLRYFVAGFLKFLCLPKYSYEVEYLPALKEDQEGKLSTEHAVVDMTDLYNDILRRSSKEGIPRASSLSSIDSIMTPSRISGGDPDTTCSSTHANIEPSDYVRGIDPKSKRLSSGRNNVTAEPEVIHPQNPLSTTPNWPRTRSKSRTDRGWSGLHATHDRTWGNAATNDKXDISSTMSDPGPIWDAEPKWDTEPNWXCRNPIELPGPPDDIETGVNKELIPRCEEKWVVAXGQFLGILVCNHACRTVQSSQVVAPKAEPDDNTLDMILVRGSGRWRLLRFFLRLQMGGHLELPYVDYIKVKSVKIKAGKHTHNGCGIDGELFPLNGQVISSLLPEQCRLIGRFPSHHI is encoded by the exons ATGCAAAAGAGCGGGAGTCTCTCGAAGAGCAATAATAGCCTTAGGGTTTCGGTGCCTCCGCAGTCTTTGAGGAGAATGGGACTGTGTTCGCCCGGTGGAGGGCATGCCGCTTCGCCGGTGGTTTTCCCTGAGAAGCGGAACAAGGTCAAGACTGCAGCGTCGAGGCAGAATAAAAATCCGATGAGCGTCGACGATCCTTTTAAAGTGAAGAAGGCAGATGAGCACAGGATTGATATAATCGGAGGGGGCGGTGGAGATGAGAAGTCGGATTTGTTGGGTTACATTGTTTATGCGGGGAAGCTTGTTTTAGATAAGAGAAAGAATGTAGATGACAAGAATGGCAAGGATGGGAAGCAAAATTCAGCTGAAATGAGTACTCAACAAGGCGCTGTCAATGCTAAGCTTACCAGCAGGGCTTTAGTCTGGGGCTCCAATGTCTTGCCACTCGACAACGTTGTCTCG GTGTCCTATAATGCTGGACTTAGACATTTCACTGTGCATGCTTACCCCGAAAGGAATGGATCCTGTGGCTTCTTTTGTTTCATGAAAGGTCAAAAGAGAAGTCGCAAGGACTTCCGTTTTGTGGCTTCTAGCAGAGAAGAGGCAATTCAATGGGTGGGTGGCTTTGCTGACCAGCAATGCTATGTCAATTGTTTGCCACACCCACTGGTTTCATCAAAGAAGCAAGCTTCTTCAGAATTGCTTCCGATTGACCCTCCGCCTGAATTAATTTTCAGATGCAAGAATCCTCCCAGAATGCTTGTCATATTAAACCCACGGTCTGGACGGGGTAGATCGAGTAAAGTTTTCTACAGAATGGCCGAGCCAATATTTAAG CTTGCAGGATTCCAGCTGGAGGTAGTTAAGACTACTCATGCTGGTCATGCGAAAAATCTAGCTTCTAGTGTTGACTTCAGCACCTGTCCTGATG GAATAATATGTGTTGGAGGTGATGGAATTGTCAATGAG GTTCTGAATGGATTGCTTAGTAGGGATAACCAGAAAGAAGGAATCTCCATACCTCTGGGAATAATACCCGCTGGTTCTGATAATTCACTTGTTTGGACTGTTTTGGGAGTCAGGGATCCAATTTCTGCAGCTTTAGCTATTGTGAAG GGTGGTTTGACTGCTACAGATGTTTTTGCTGTCGAATGGCTTCAAACTGGTGTCATTCACTTCGGGATGACTTGTGCGTACTATGGTTTCGTCAGTGATG TATTGGAGCTGTCTGGGAAATATCAGAAGCGCTTTGGTCCTCTGCGTTACTTTGTGGCTGGTTTCCTGAAGTTTCTTTGTTTGCCAAAATATAGCTATGAAGTGGAATATCTTCCAGCATTGAAAGAAGATCAGGAAGGAAAACTCTCGACTGAGCATGCAGTAGTTGACATGACAGACCTGTACAATGACATCTTGAGAAGGTCGAGCAAAGAAGGCATTCCTAGAGCATCCAGCTTATCAAGTATCGACTCAATAATGACCCCAAGCCGGATTTCTGGTGGAGATCCGGACACAACCTGCAGTAGCACTCATGCTAACATTGAACCATCTGACTATGTTCGTGGCATAGATCCAAAATCCAAACGCCTGTCATCTGGAAGAAACAATGTTACGGCTGAACCTGAAGTTATTCATCCCCAAAACCCCCTGTCGACAACTCCAAACTGGCCGAGGACAAGGTCAAAGTCAAGGACAGATAGAGGATGGTCTGGGCTGCACGCTACACATGATCGGACATGGGGAAATGCTGCGACAAATGATA GAGATATTTCATCAACAATGTCTGATCCAGGTCCAATTTGGGATGCTGAACCAAAGTGGGACACTGAGCCTAATT GCTGCAGAAACCCAATAGAATTGCCTGGGCCTCCAGATGACATAGAAACTGGAGTTAATAAAGAACTCATACCTAGATGTGAGGAGAAGTGGGTAGTTG AAGGACAGTTTCTTGGCATATTGGTGTGTAACCATGCCTGCCGAACTGTTCAGAGCTCTCAGGTGGTGGCACCAAAAGCAGAACCTGATGACAACACCTTAGATATGATTCTAGTTCGTGGAAGTGGGAGGTGGAGACTCTTGAGATTTTTCTTGCGTCTTCAGATGGGTGGACACCTTGAGCTACCGTATGTTGATTACATAAAG GTAAAGTCAGTGAAGATTAAAGCCGGAAAGCACACGCACAATGGTTGTGGCATCGATGGTGAGCTCTTTCCTCTCAATGGACAGGTCATCTCTTCTTTGCTTCCAGAACAATGCAGACTAATCGGTCGCTTCCCGAGCCATCACATATAA